In Trifolium pratense cultivar HEN17-A07 linkage group LG7, ARS_RC_1.1, whole genome shotgun sequence, a genomic segment contains:
- the LOC123899558 gene encoding nuclear intron maturase 1, mitochondrial-like: MSLRQFIKHLQPIHITPKKLSPFPFLFTRSLQTTTQTLHQDQYQDPQSLLKQDPIEICTSLWVKTFSSPKTTSFPYLTGYLSNFDLWVFSYQRSCAHVTGTFPPRNAIHTNILRDLLSLRNAVIRGRFVWDDKTHQLLKPPNDKTYKKPLSKRKFQVFLDSNETCFQDRVVQEVLLSILEPVFEPKFSPKSHAFRPGRNAHTVIRSIRSNFAGYLWFLKGDLSEIFDRVDTDVVMECVEKGTRDKKVLGLIKSALMGRVSRRVVEGEVLKKDKKRKATKKRILKENEPKPDPYWLRTFFSFAPEEAVKVPCYGHCGILSPLLANVCLNELDHMIEKMVVEFFRPCKFDSIWKYSIDDACHNPAWPEFVPSSGKEKTRKMDYIRYGGHFLIGIRGPREDAVEIRKKIVEFCENSFGIRLDNSKLEIDHIARGIQFLDHIICRRVIHPTLRYTGSGGNIVSKKGVGTLLSVTASLQQCIRQFRRIELVKGDKDPEPLPCNPMLYSGQAHTNSQMNKFLETMADWYKYADNRKKVVGFCAYVVRSSLAKLYAARYRLKSRAKVYGIASRNLSRPLRESTNNSAPEYSDLLRMGLVDPIEGVQFSHMSLIPSCDYTPFPRNWIPDHERVLHEYIKLDNPKFFCDLLRYIKQKGLSIPQDEISQMVWDYKTLGVRYFRSDRDKEVKADLKEITE; encoded by the coding sequence ACCCAAACCCTCCACCAAGACCAATACCAAGATCCACAATCTCTTCTCAAACAAGACCCAATCGAAATTTGCACTTCTCTTTGGGTCAAAACTTTCTCTTCCCCAAAAACCACTTCATTCCCATATCTCACCGGTTATCTCTCCAATTTCGATCTTTGGGTCTTCTCTTATCAACGTTCTTGTGCTCATGTCACCGGAACTTTCCCTCCTAGAAACGCCATTCACACCAATATCCTACGCGATCTTCTTTCTTTGCGAAACGCAGTTATTCGCGGTCGTTTTGTTTGGGATGATAAAACTCATCAATTGCTTAAACCCCCAAATGATAAAACCTACAAAAAACCATTATCAAAACGGaaatttcaagtttttcttgATTCTAATGAGACTTGTTTTCAAGATAGGGTTGTTCAGGAGGTTCTGTTGAGTATTCTGGAACCGGTTTTTGAACCTAAGTTTTCTCCGAAATCGCATGCTTTTAGACCGGGGAGAAATGCACATACTGTTATTCGTAGTATTCGGAGTAATTTCGCAGGTTATTTGTGGTTTTTGAAGGGTGATTTGAGTGAAATTTTTGATAGAGTTGATACTGATGTTGTGATGGAATGTGTTGAAAAGGGTACTAGAGATAAGAAAGTTTTGGGTTTGATAAAATCGGCATTGATGGGTCGTGTGTCACGGAGAGTAGTGGAAGGTGAGGTTTTGAAGAAAGATAAGAAGAGGAAAGCTACTAAGAAGAGGATTCTTAAAGAGAATGAACCGAAACCGGATCCTTATTGGTTAAGAACATTCTTTAGTTTTGCTCCTGAGGAAGCTGTTAAGGTACCTTGTTATGGTCATTGTGGGATTTTAAGTCCATTGCTTGCTAATGTTTGTCTTAATGAATTGGATCATATGATAGAAAAAATGGTTGTTGAGTTTTTTAGACCTTGTAAGTTTGATTCTATATGGAAATATTCAATTGATGATGCTTGTCATAACCCTGCTTGGCCTGAGTTTGTTCCGTCGAGTGGTAAAGAGAAAACTAGGAAGATGGATTACATAAGATATGGTGGTCATTTTTTGATTGGGATTAGGGGTCCTAGAGAGGATGCTGTTGAAATTAGGAAGAAAATTGTTGAGTTTTGTGAGAATAGTTTTGGGATAAGGTTAGATAATTCCAAGTTGGAGATTGACCATATTGCAAGGGGTATTCAGTTCTTGGATCATATAATATGCAGAAGGGTGATACATCCAACCTTGAGATATACAGGTTCTGGAGGTAACATAGTGAGTAAGAAGGGTGTGGGAACTTTGCTTTCGGTTACTGCTAGCTTACAACAATGCATTCGTCAGTTTAGGCGGATTGAGCTTGTTAAGGGTGATAAAGACCCCGAGCCACTTCCGTGTAATCCCATGTTGTATTCAGGTCAAGCTCATACAAACTCACAGATGAATAAGTTCCTTGAGACAATGGCTGATTGGTATAAATATGCTGATAATCGTAAAAAGGTTGTTGGCTTTTGTGCCTACGTGGTTCGCAGCTCTTTGGCTAAGTTGTATGCTGCTAGGTATAGGCTGAAATCTCGTGCCAAAGTGTACGGAATAGCTTCGCGAAATCTCAGCCGGCCACTGAGGGAGAGTACCAACAATTCTGCACCTGAGTATTCAGATCTTTTGAGGATGGGGTTGGTTGATCCAATTGAAGGTGTTCAGTTTTCGCATATGTCCTTGATTCCATCTTGCGATTATACTCCGTTTCCGAGAAACTGGATACCAGATCATGAGAGGGTGTTGCATGAGTACATAAAACTTGATAATCCTAAATTTTTCTGTGACCTGCTCAGATATATTAAGCAAAAAGGCTTAAGTATTCCTCAAGATGAAATTTCTCAAATGGTATGGGACTACAAAACTCTCGGTGTTAGGTATTTTCGATCTGACAGGGATAAAGAAGTAAAAGCTGATTTAAAGGAGATAACTGAGTAA